CGATAGTGCTTAATTCCTATTGTTTCCGCAATTTTGTCCAGTTGCTGGCTGACAAGCTTCCTGGCCTCGAACACCTGCATCCATCCGGGAGGCATTGTTTTTAACGCAGGTATGAACATGACGCCAACAACTTTTCCATCCTTGAGGAGGGGAACCTCATAGTAGGCGGGTCTCCCATCGGGGAAGTAAAACAGAACCAGCTTCTTCCCGATTTCTGCCCCTTTGAAGTCCATAAAGGGAAAGCTGTTAAGCTCGTTTTTTGCTAGATACAACGCCACGTTTCTGGAAACCTGCGGTAGAACTTTAGTAGAACTTTTGGCCACTTCAAGGGCAGGGTCACCGAAAACGTAGCTTTCCGTGTTAAGTAATGTCATCCCCAAAATCAAAAACATCAGCAGTATTCCCAGGCTCCTGTTCTTCAACTTCATAGAGCATCATCTAACCGAGTGGTCACTAATAATGATGTATGATGCTATATAAATTTTTCTATTTTTGCAGTTATTAGTTGAACCAACTAACGTTTTTTGTTATAACCAACTTGTAATAATTAAAATTCAAGCCGATCAAACGAAAAAAGCAAAGCAAAAAAGCAACAAAAGAGCACGGAAGTTCATTTTTCCAAAATTTTCACCTTCAGTCCGTACTCCTTAAAGCGCTCGAAGCCCTTATCGCAGGTGAAAAGGACTGAATTGTGGGCTATTGCAGTTGCGGCGATGAGTAAGTCTTTAAATGGCGGCCGCTGACCTTTCTTCGTCAGATCTCTGAAGATTGCACCCGCGATCTTTGCGGCCTCTTCGTTGAATTCGACTTTCGGTATCATTTCAAGCATTAACTCTTCCCTCTCCTTCAAGCTTCCACAGTAGAGTTCAAAGAGGACTATAGCGGGGAGCGCGTAAGTTTCACCTGGGGAAAGACCCTCTATGACTTTTCTGTTTCCCCCGAAGAGCTCTATAACGACGCTGGTGTCCAGGAGTCCATCCATTCTTCGACCTCCTTGAGCTCTTTTTTAAGCTCCTCAACCTCTTCAGGTGTTCTCGTTCCAAAGGCGATCATGAGCACATCCAGGTTTCCCTTCTTTTTTTTGCCGATCAGCTCCCTTAGAAGTTCCGAGAAGCTCTTCTTTCCCTTCATCTTTACCAGCTCGTAGTAGACGTCGTCCGCTATGGTTATCGTCTTTCCCAAGGGCACCACCTATAAGTGCATGCATGCACGAAACATATAAATCTTGTGGACTCCTAGTGGCTTTAATGGAGAGGAAGGAAAATTTTTTAAGACAATGTGTCATAATTAGTATCGTGAGAGCATGGTGGAATTCACACTAAAACTCGACATTGAGATATTCAAGCTAGCCATCGTTACGTTAGCCCTTTTCATACTGTACAAATATCACCGGATTTTTGAGACGGCTCTGCCCCCAAACCTCCTGAGAAGGGGCACATACGTCACGGTGATTTTCTGGCTCGGCTTTCTTGCCGATGTTATGAACGACATGTACCCAACACCCTTCACTAAGATCCTCGACGACATAATAATCTCCTTCGCCCTCGTTCTCGGGAGTTACTACCTGATTGACTACATGCGAAAGGTAAGGGTTAACGTTACCCCGTCAAAGGCTCTAAGCGGAGACTCAAATCTGCCAAATGGGGCACACATTATCACAGACCCAAACATCCCAGCAGTCCCCGAGCTTATAAGGGGCAAGAAGGCCATCGCACTCTCCAGAAATCCAGACCCCTTCAAGAAAATGGGTGTTCCTTACCTCTGGCTCAGCAAGGTGCCCGGTGAAAACACCATAGACCCCCTCCGCCTTCCTGCGATACTCCACAAGCTCGTTGAAAGCGCCGATAGGGACACGGTCGTCATAGTGGATGGGCTCGAATACCTGATTCTGGAAAACGGTTTCAACAGCGTGATAAAGTTTCTGACCACCCTGAAGGACAACCTCCTGCTGAAAGGTGCAACCCTCATCGTGGTTGCAGATCCAAAGGCACTGGAACCATCCCAAATGGCAATATTGAGAAGGGAGTTCAGGGAGATTCCAAAAGAAGGCCAAAAAAGTTAGAAGAGCAGAACAGAGATGGTTAAAGAAGCTCAACCTCAAAGTACTCTCCAGGGTGCTCTATCACTATCCTAAGTACTTCTCCATCGCTTCCGTCAACTATTTTGCCCCCACTGACCTTGACGGATTCAACCCCCTTCAGGGCAATTTCACTGTGGCCTGAAAGATGGTTCCTGAACGTCAGCACATCACCTTCCCACATGACCAAAGTGGCCGTGGCGTAGGCAACCTCCACGTCCCCTTTTCTAACGCCGAACGGCAGGTAGAGGGTGCCCCTCCTCTTCAATTCAATGCCATCGAGGAGGACTGGGACTTCCAGCCCCCTGTAGCTTATCCTGCCCTTTATAGGGTGCCCCCGCGGGTTTGTAACCGCAAGGTAGGCGTAGCCCTTACCCTCCATGGGAAGGACTATCATGTCCGGGTTCGTGACCTCGAAGTCCTCCCTTACCCCCTGGAGCTCCTTGAGCTTCCAGACGAACTTTCTGTGGAGGTCGTGGTGGCTCGTGTAGTACTGGAGCCTGAAGCCGAGGACTACGGCGCTCCCCCCGCCCTTCCTGACGAACGCCCCGACGGGCTTCTCCCCCAGGAAAGCTATGGGTTCTCCGCCCCTCACACCGCGCACCGTGTTCCTGAC
This sequence is a window from Thermococcus kodakarensis KOD1. Protein-coding genes within it:
- a CDS encoding type II toxin-antitoxin system VapC family toxin; amino-acid sequence: MDGLLDTSVVIELFGGNRKVIEGLSPGETYALPAIVLFELYCGSLKEREELMLEMIPKVEFNEEAAKIAGAIFRDLTKKGQRPPFKDLLIAATAIAHNSVLFTCDKGFERFKEYGLKVKILEK
- a CDS encoding DUF835 domain-containing protein, with amino-acid sequence MVEFTLKLDIEIFKLAIVTLALFILYKYHRIFETALPPNLLRRGTYVTVIFWLGFLADVMNDMYPTPFTKILDDIIISFALVLGSYYLIDYMRKVRVNVTPSKALSGDSNLPNGAHIITDPNIPAVPELIRGKKAIALSRNPDPFKKMGVPYLWLSKVPGENTIDPLRLPAILHKLVESADRDTVVIVDGLEYLILENGFNSVIKFLTTLKDNLLLKGATLIVVADPKALEPSQMAILRREFREIPKEGQKS
- a CDS encoding antitoxin VapB family protein produces the protein MGKTITIADDVYYELVKMKGKKSFSELLRELIGKKKKGNLDVLMIAFGTRTPEEVEELKKELKEVEEWMDSWTPASL